The nucleotide window GTTGGCGCCTTTGCCGATCAGAAATTTGACCATGCCAATCTGATTCCGGCGCGCGGCCCACAGCAGCGGTGTCTTCCCGTGTATATCACCAAACTCGATATCTGCCTTGTGATTCAGCAGCAGCTCGGCCATGCGAAGTTTGCCGCCGTATGCCGCACGATTAAGGGGAGTCAATCCCGCTTCATCGCGGGAATCCACGAGCGCGCCGGATTGCAACAGAAACTCCGTGATCTCGTAGCGGTCGTAGGCCACCGCGATGTGCATCGCCGTCGCCCCGTGGTCCGTGGGAGTCTCGAGCTTCCAGCCGTGGTCGATGAATCGCTTGACATCTTCGAAGTTATTGTTGCGGATCGCCGCAAAAATGTCATGGGATACCGGCGTCGGCCCCTTGCAGGCGCCGACAAGCATGGTCACTACCAGCAGCGTTGACAAAAGCCGGGCGAAGGAACGCATCATCTTGGATCATCGGGTTAGTTAATACGGGTAGGGGTATCGCCCGCGGGAACCGCCGTATCCGGGCGGCGCGATGCCATAGGAGATGCCGAACGACAGCGACCGCGTTCGGTAGAAGTGATCGGGGAATGGTCGGTCTTGGTTTTCGTCGAAGTCCAGATTGATCGACAACTTGTCCTCGACAAAGTAGCGCAGATCCGCGGAGAATCCGACGCTCCAGGTGTCGTAGGTGCCGCTGTACGGGCTGGATGGCTCGGAGATCCGGCGATTCGTGAAGATTCCGGCCGCGGCTTGCCAACGGCCGGCAATAACGTATTCGGCGGATAGTTCTGAATTGGTCTCGAACCCGTCCACCGTGTCGTTCAATGCGAAGACAGCTTCCGCCGCAGCGCCTAACTGCCAGCGCATGCCGATGGGCAGGAAATACTCCCCGCGCAGACCCGCCAGCACGTCGTCGTCGAAACTCTGGGAGCGTTGGTATTCCGCCCGCGCGGAATCATACGTAATGACACCGTTGGCCGCATCGATCTGCTGCCAGTAGGTGGTCGATCTGTCAATGGAATTCCGGTGCCGCGCACTCAGCACGGGGCCGACGAAATAGCCGCGCTGGCGCAAGAAGGATCGGAACGCTTCGCTGCCGAGCGGCTCGTCAATGCGATACAGGTTGTAGGCATCGAGGCCGCGGCCGCGAACGGCCGGATCGTCGCGCAGTAGTTTTTCGATATCAGACCAGAAAAAGCGATCCGGCCGATTGTGCAAGCTCTTGTAATCGCTTCGTTGAAACAGCAGCGCGGCGACCTTGCGGCGAGTCTCGGCGGTCAGTCCGCTTTCGATATAACCGGACTCGAGTAAGCGCTCCTCGAATATTCGCGTCAGATAGACGGCATTCACGTCGCGGACGCGGCCGTAGCCCACACTCAGATCGGCATTCCCGGAGTAGTGGTAATCCCAACTCTCGCGGCGATCCTCGTGCAGCGAATACAGGGTGTCGCCGACAAGTTGACTACCGGACGAGTTCCAATACTGGTAATAGGATGCGGCGCCGCCAAGGCTCACTTCGCCGCCCACCGCCATCGCCCACGGGTACAATCGCGCATCGGCGTTGCCGCTGACGGATTCGTTGAGCTGACGAGTGCGCGAGTCCTGGTCGTGTTCGCCACTCGTCACGATCTGATCATGGTGGGACCAACTGCGTCGCCCATCGCCGCTGCCGCGCAGACTGAAGGACAATCGTCGCGGGTCCGAATCGAACAGCCGGGAATAGTAGCCGCTCGCCCCGCCCGTGTAGTTCTCCGCCTTGTCGCCGTAGTCGATCCCCGACGAGTGACGCTGGGCATAGCTGCCATCCATCGCGAGATACCACTTCTGCACGTGATGCGCAGGAATCCGAAAGTCCTTGAAGTCGTCAGCCCGCGCTCCCGTGCAGTAACTGAAGATCAAGATCAAGGAAACCAGCCTGACATGAACCATGACAAGCCTCGATGTGTGAAGATATGTGCATGCCCGTTACCCCCATGGTGACGGGACCGTCAGTCGTTTCGCGCTCACGGATCCGCGACCGCCACCACCCCGGTACCCGTGAATTTGCTATGCTTCAATGCGAGTAAGTGTTCGTTCAAGTGCTCGAAGTCAAAGACGGTAATGTCCGGACGCAAGCGCATTCGCGCGGCGATCTCGAGCAGTTCGCGAACATCGGCGCGCGTGGAATTGGCCACGCTGCGGATGCTGCGCTCGCCCCACAGTGGCTCATAGGGAAAGGCGGGAATATCGGACATGTGAATCCCGGCGCAAACTACCGAACCGCCCTTCACCAGCTGCGTGAGCGCGCGTGGCACCAATTCTCCTGCGGCAGCAAAAATGATCACACTGTCGAGTGGAACGGGCGGCTGGTCGTCCGGTCCGCCCGCCCATTTCGCACCTATCTTTCGTGCGTGTTCCTGCCCGGCCTCGCCGCGTGTGATGACATAGCACTCCGCGCCGCAGTCATGGGCGACCTGCAGTGTGAGATGAGCCGACGAGCCGAATCCGTACAAACCGAGTCGTCCTCCGCGCGGGACATGGGCGAGCTTCAAAGCACGGTAGCCGATGACACCGGAGCACAACAGCGGCGCTTGCAATACCGGCTCAACATGCGGCGACAACGGATAGACGAAAGTCGCCCGCGCCGTCATGTACTCGGCAAAGCCGCCGTCGGTGTGCTGTCCCGTATAGCGGCCATGATCACAGAGATTCTCGCGATCGCTCCGGCAATAGGCGCACACGCCGCACGTCCCGGCGAGCCACGGCACACCTACGCGCTCGCCCGTTCGCAGGTAGTTGACGCCTTCACCGAGTTTGTCCACGACTCCGACGATCTGATGACCCGGCGTGATCGGCAGCTTCGGCAGCGGGATCTCGCCCTCGATGGTATGCAGATCCGTCCGGCACAACGCGCAGCACAGGACGCGAATCCGCACGTCACCCGTTCCCGGCTCCGGCAGCGGTCGCTCAACGAGCCTTAAGGGTCGCGTCTCAATGCTTGCGGGTAGGTCCAGGATCCAGGCACGCATAAATTAACCGCGCAGACTCCGTTGGTAGTCGTCCCAGTCGGCCTGCGTTTCGACGATTCGCTGTGGCGCGACTTCGGTCCAGGCGGAATTCCGGGCGCGCAGCAGATCGCGAACATCATCCATGAAGAAACGCGAATCCCAATTCACTTGTTCAAACACGTCGGATAACGGAGCCGAAAGCCCCAGCAGATAGAGTCCGCCGTTCGACGCCGGGCCGAGCACGAGGTCCGCGCCCTTGAGGGCGAGGAACGCCTGTATTAGATGCAGTTTCGTCAGCCACGGACACTCGGCAACGGTAATCACCAGACGCGACACGCCGCGGACGAGCATCTCACGGGACATTGCGCGGATCCGCTCGCCGACGTCGGCATGAGCAGTCGTCAATGCCGTCACGCGCGGCCCGAAAAACCGTCGCAATTCCGGCTCGTCCACCGCGCGATCGACGGAAACATGGATAGCCGTAGTGACAGGCAGGCTGTTCAACAGTCGATCGGCGATGACCAACAGCGACTCCGCGGCAATCAAGGCTTGCTCTTCGCCCGCGGTTTCGGCGAACATCGGCAACACCGCTCCGCGTTCCGGCCAGTGGATGATGCAGGCGACGGCGTCCTTCGCCGTTGCCACAGCATCGCCGGCGCTATTCGCCATTCAGCGACCAATCGAATTCAGTGTATTCCAATCTCGGTTCGGGGGGGGCGCCGGGAAAATAGGTGCGGACAAAGGTCAGGATTCCGGCACGCTTGCCGAAGTCCATACTATACCAATCGAAGATCGGGGAGAGGGTCAGCGTTCCGTCGGCGAAGCGATTGCAGTCGGGGCGCTCGGTCATGAACGCGCGGACCTGATCGTCAAGCTGTGCATCGACGTGCTCCGGGAGGTAGGGGTCGCCGCGCAGTCGCGGACTGCCAACCGCGGCATTGCAGATGGCGAAATGCGTGCGTGGATCTTTGAAGGACGGCCGCAGCACGTCGTGCTCGAGATTGCCGAGCGAAACCGTGTGACCAAACAGGGGGATGAACTCGACGTTCCAGGGGGAGGTGAAGAAGCCAAGGTCTTTGACGGAGGTCAGCGGCCAGTGATTCAGGACGAGCTGAATCACCGCCGCATTATAGAGGTTCAATACGAAGGCGAGTCGCTCTGACCGGGTCCAGCGTTCGAACTCGGCGTAAGGTACCCGATCGGCCTCCGCGACAAAGCCGTCGAGTAGGGCACGGTCTTTGGCCAGCTCACCATACTGGACCTGGCCCTGATGCACGTGATTCGACAGGACCGCGCTCCAGCCGACATAGGAGTGGTCGAAGGCGTACGCCGAACCCAAGACTTGTAGCAGCACAGCGCAACGGAGCACGCAGCGACTCAGCAAGCGGCTCTCCCGTCTGTCAGGCGGGCGGTCTTGCGCGGGCCGACCCGGACGAATCCGAGCCAAATGCTATCAGCGAACAACGTATCGCCTCGGGCTTGCACATCTGACCAAAACTGCTATATTGACAGGAAAATATAGCGAACTTTCGGCGAAGTCGCAACGCAGTTTGCAGAGCGGAAACCTTCAACTATTCGTCTGCAATTCATCACGATTCGGGATGAGTCACGGACCTCCAGGCATCATGGGCACTGGCCAACAAGATAGT belongs to candidate division KSB1 bacterium and includes:
- a CDS encoding ankyrin repeat domain-containing protein, translating into MMRSFARLLSTLLVVTMLVGACKGPTPVSHDIFAAIRNNNFEDVKRFIDHGWKLETPTDHGATAMHIAVAYDRYEITEFLLQSGALVDSRDEAGLTPLNRAAYGGKLRMAELLLNHKADIEFGDIHGKTPLLWAARRNQIGMVKFLIGKGANINAQADHGETALLLAQEMGSKEVVEYLGSLGAK
- a CDS encoding zinc-dependent alcohol dehydrogenase family protein encodes the protein MRAWILDLPASIETRPLRLVERPLPEPGTGDVRIRVLCCALCRTDLHTIEGEIPLPKLPITPGHQIVGVVDKLGEGVNYLRTGERVGVPWLAGTCGVCAYCRSDRENLCDHGRYTGQHTDGGFAEYMTARATFVYPLSPHVEPVLQAPLLCSGVIGYRALKLAHVPRGGRLGLYGFGSSAHLTLQVAHDCGAECYVITRGEAGQEHARKIGAKWAGGPDDQPPVPLDSVIIFAAAGELVPRALTQLVKGGSVVCAGIHMSDIPAFPYEPLWGERSIRSVANSTRADVRELLEIAARMRLRPDITVFDFEHLNEHLLALKHSKFTGTGVVAVADP
- a CDS encoding DUF2064 domain-containing protein, producing MANSAGDAVATAKDAVACIIHWPERGAVLPMFAETAGEEQALIAAESLLVIADRLLNSLPVTTAIHVSVDRAVDEPELRRFFGPRVTALTTAHADVGERIRAMSREMLVRGVSRLVITVAECPWLTKLHLIQAFLALKGADLVLGPASNGGLYLLGLSAPLSDVFEQVNWDSRFFMDDVRDLLRARNSAWTEVAPQRIVETQADWDDYQRSLRG
- a CDS encoding DUF547 domain-containing protein — protein: MLLQVLGSAYAFDHSYVGWSAVLSNHVHQGQVQYGELAKDRALLDGFVAEADRVPYAEFERWTRSERLAFVLNLYNAAVIQLVLNHWPLTSVKDLGFFTSPWNVEFIPLFGHTVSLGNLEHDVLRPSFKDPRTHFAICNAAVGSPRLRGDPYLPEHVDAQLDDQVRAFMTERPDCNRFADGTLTLSPIFDWYSMDFGKRAGILTFVRTYFPGAPPEPRLEYTEFDWSLNGE